A portion of the Acidobacteriaceae bacterium genome contains these proteins:
- a CDS encoding tyrosine-type recombinase/integrase, with translation MKLQQGIERYVEQKRNAGINFKEGNERLALFCRCVGDIPLDKIRYEQVGGFLNDRHTSDGTWINKYNALRSFFLFWIARDQMRSLPMPPPRRPPERVFVSYIYSQTEVRLLLKSTRISQAHAFCRMDARTLRTILLFLYGTGTWAREAVRITREDVDLQHRLVTIRNSRLEPSRTIPFGPDLYKALKSYCNSHQRRNSSTQAFFHCKDDKPLTETHLITAFRRLRIRAGITDQDGVSQPPRLHDLRYTFAVHRLTAWHRRGADINRMLPALSVYMGYKNLSTAARFLSLTPERFRVQLNKLSPRQGKRHWRDDTALMHFLSTL, from the coding sequence TTTTGTCGCTGTGTCGGCGACATCCCTCTCGACAAGATTCGCTACGAGCAAGTCGGCGGCTTTCTTAACGATCGGCATACATCGGATGGGACTTGGATCAACAAATATAACGCGCTGCGCAGTTTTTTCCTTTTCTGGATAGCCCGTGACCAAATGCGCTCGCTGCCCATGCCTCCTCCGCGACGCCCACCAGAGCGAGTCTTCGTTTCATACATCTATTCGCAGACAGAAGTTCGTCTGTTGCTTAAGAGCACGCGAATCTCACAAGCACATGCCTTCTGCCGGATGGACGCACGGACACTTCGCACTATTTTGCTGTTTCTTTATGGCACCGGTACCTGGGCCCGTGAAGCAGTAAGAATCACGCGAGAGGATGTTGATCTCCAACACAGACTGGTCACCATCAGAAATAGCCGCTTAGAGCCGTCCCGGACGATTCCCTTCGGGCCTGACCTGTACAAAGCCTTGAAAAGCTACTGCAACTCCCATCAGCGGCGAAATTCCAGTACTCAAGCGTTCTTCCACTGCAAGGACGACAAACCGTTGACAGAGACTCATCTCATCACGGCGTTCCGAAGGCTCCGAATCCGCGCCGGAATCACCGACCAGGATGGCGTCTCTCAGCCTCCTCGCTTGCATGACCTTCGATACACGTTTGCAGTCCACCGCCTGACGGCATGGCATAGACGCGGCGCTGATATTAATCGCATGCTCCCGGCTCTCTCGGTGTACATGGGGTACAAAAATCTCAGCACTGCAGCCCGGTTTCTGAGCCTGACGCCAGAACGGTTCCGCGTGCAGCTAAACAAGTTAAGTCCTCGTCAGGGAAAGCGGCATTGGAGAGACGACACTGCTCTAATGCATTTCTTGTCGACGCTGTAA